The proteins below come from a single Treponema phagedenis genomic window:
- a CDS encoding FeoA family protein: protein MIVLKTGEKASVLKFDGTGAEFTRLRSLGIDVNTELTVVTSQADKKGPMLLLVNGAKYAIDYNLASKIFVLI, encoded by the coding sequence TTGATTGTTTTAAAGACAGGTGAAAAGGCTTCGGTGTTAAAATTTGACGGAACAGGAGCCGAGTTTACCCGATTACGCAGCTTGGGAATTGACGTTAACACGGAACTAACTGTTGTAACCTCGCAAGCGGATAAAAAGGGGCCGATGCTGTTGTTGGTAAACGGTGCAAAGTATGCAATTGATTATAACTTGGCTTCTAAAATTTTTGTGCTTATATAG